The nucleotide sequence catgacagacccggctatttaggttatgttattaaggctaataaaatacaaaagaaaagagaatcaggatgttaaaataacatGTAACAGATTTTAAACTCACCTTTTAAACATCACCTACAACTTCATTGAGCAatagcaaagagcatagaatcaagCAGTGTtagtcacgtttttgggtccccttgaaaaaattttgttgttttctgttttttttttttttgcaagtgttgtgagaaaatgctgctcgttttcataaattgtttgcgttgtgagaaaatgcagctttgTTCATTTGCTTGCATTGTCGGAAaatgtgaggatttgcagcatatgtgctgtcaaactgatgaagatcttttcctaatttgctggtgtttttgtaaatgcatgtattttcttattttcttaagctctctcggccactgtagttaataaataaaacaacagacTAAGCAGCATGACTTAATtcaacaaatcagcatattaaaataatttctggaGTAATGTTTTCTAAATGTTCAGCCTTgacatcactggaataaattgcATTGTAAAAGTTTTGTAAAACAACTGTaacacatttttgtgaaatgttattgtgtttttaaatcataCCTGGTTAGAACATGATACTTTATTGCTGTTCTACATTTGAGTCAGACATTTAGTCATATTTATGCGTCAGATGTTATAATCAGGCACACAGCCATTGCTGGTTTTCTTTGTCTGAACTTGCTTATTCTGTTGCAACGTTTCTTAATGTATACTTCTCTTCTGCTTCTCAGCTAGCTGGAACAGCATTCATTGCAATTGGATTTTGGGCTTGGAGTGAAAAGGTGAGTCTGGTCTTTTCTGCAATATACATTGGCATATAATCCTCGCAAGTTcataaattttacttttaatttgatATCACCAGCTTAACTAGCATAAATCTGTAATTTGctacatcatttaaaaatgtggGGTCactaagataataataataataataataataataataataataataataaaaagaaaatttactACAGTTGCATTTAGTTTGTGCATGCATTGACTGTTTATGTATCTTGCGTTGCAAACAGTCTACTTGAACAAAGATAGTAAAGTCATTTGAAattttacagaatatttctgatcaaataaaaGCTGTTCTTTTAAACCTTATATTCATTGAGGAACCCTTAAAAATGTTTCACATAAAAAGCACAATTTACAATGACACTTTGTAGACTTTCAAGAAATCTTTCTACTTCAAGTCTGCAATATTGTACATGAAACTGCACATAAAGTgagtttaaatgtgttttagttGTTCAGGAAAAAGGAGAAGTGTAAAAAGTTTATTTCTTGATTTCCCTGCAGGGGGTTTTATCAGATCTGACTCAAGTCACACGTCTGCATGGTTTCGACCCAGTTTGGGGAGTACTTGTTGTGGGCACAGTCACTTTTATTTTGGGATTCGCTGGGTGTGTTGGAGCACTCAGGGAAAACATCTGCCTTCTTAAGTTTGTAAGTACATCCATTCGATGCGATACAGATTTAATAACACATATGCACAGATTTTGCGTAATTTTATGacattaaaaataagaatttcaGATTGCACTGCTGCTTCTTCTGATTATTCATCTTGCTTCTTTCAGTTCTCTGGAGTCATTGGATTCATCTTCTTCCTGGAACTGACGGCTGCAGTTTTGGCATTCGTGTTCCAGGGACAAGTTAGAGAGTGGATCAGCGATTTCTTCTTGGCCAATGTGAAGGCCTACAGGGATGACATTGACCTGCAGAATCTGATCGACTCTCTCCAGAAGCTGGTAATTCTGAGAGACATTTTAATATATGCCGATTCACTAAAACGAACGCTTTCTATGTGTTCAACATGACAGCTACCATGTAGATATCAACTTAATGGTTTTCATAAAAAAAGCAAGTTTCAGTTCTCGCTGTCCATGTCTTtttgcaaataaatgaatgaatgaatgaatgaattaattaatcaatcaataataaatttacaaaatCTGAATGAAACTATTGAGAggataaaaaagaataaaaaaacaaaagattttagtgtaatatatatgaacaatatcacacgagtagatTATggttgtatatcggcactggtgagaGGCATGCATGACCTTGTGACTTAGTATCAcatcagtgatgatatacagccataccgccctgctatgagtgtgatattgcatttatacaactaTTGTGTTTGTGATAAAGAAAACGTTAAacacatgtgggcatttcttctttcttactgtttactgaactagtctgctgtAGCGAAAACAGGGGACTCATTAGAAATAGAGAttgccaaccaaaaagtaactcgggGTTATACAAAaaatggccaacacaaaatacatacattcctaatatgtgagtcccatctcacacttaaCAATTTCGTTTTAAAGCAGTAGTTTACTCATAAACAAAACTGAGCATGTGCACAGAAAAAAGATACCTGCGTGCCTCACGCACCGCTCCTGCTTGATGCTGACACGCTGCTCTGCTCCCAGTGTAAGTCCCGGTTGTGAACATGTATAtattggcgacacggtggcgcagtggatagcacgttcgcctcacaacaagaaggtcgctggttcaagacGTGTGTCTACAGTACTGTCAGATGTGGCGCGCAGTATCATTCCCATACAGCTGAGAGTGGCCGTGTAGAAGTACACTGTGcgcgattcagagagcagaaatgTGTAATCGTGCGTCCATGTAGAGACCGAAATCAcatgttgtgtaaataagatattacatacggctatttagcttgtttattaaaagaagtgtATCAGgtgctatatataaaatacaattaacttgacCAAGTATAATGGTGGGGaaaacactgatatatatatatatatatatatatatatatatatatatatatatatatatatatatatatatatatatatatatatatatgagagagagagagagccttgCTGCCTTGTAAATTTAGGTTATTTATTTTGTCCACAGTTAAATATACACCAGGTAAAATCACACAAAAAGCACACGGCTGTTGGTTATGTCTGTGAATGTAAATAGTGAGGAGAACTGGTAAATAAGTATCAGTTTTATAGATCTGTAAAACATGTTTCTTGGAAATGGCAGCAGCTTGCTACTGATGCAACTCTACCAGAATTTCAGGATATTCCCACATGTtcatttttggaaaaaataacAACTCAGGACTGTGTAAAAACAGGGAGTTCACAGACACTGTTTACTGATATAGAGAATACAATTACACAATAAAGTTAGTTTCAAATTGTAAAAAATCATAATGcgcctttttaaaattttttagacATGGTAAAAAATGTAGCCAAAAGAAATATCATTGCTAATGACTATTCTTTtacatgctttttatttttacagaatcATTGCTGTGGAGCTAAAGACCCCAATGACTGGAATATGAATGTGTATTTTAACTGCTCAAATAAGAATAACCTTAGCAGAGAGAAATGTGGAGTGCCCTTTTCCTGCTGCATCAGCGACCCTGCTGTAAGTATCGCTGccattaaatacatttaacagAATCCATTGCACTTTCATATTGAAGAACAAGCATGTGGAAGAATCCCTCTGATAGGGGTGGCCTTATGCTCACTGCCTGTATGAAATCGTTCACCCTCAAGTCAttctcaaacctgtttgactcTGCTTGCAAAGTGCGCTTTGCATTTGCATAGAACAACTAGCTCATTACcaagaattctttttttttttgcattctgtGCAGTTTTAGAATAACGAAGTGGAATGACATTTCCTTCATAAGCCACTGAAACGTGTTCTCTCAGAAAATGCTTCTACCACGTTGGTCACTATTCTGACACTTGGGCTGTCAGGATATTTTAGAaggaactgtggctttttatAATCTTTATTGCATTTCAGGTTTGAATatcaatgttaataaaaatatttacttattttacttgtttatgtTACCGGCATGTCATGCTTCTATTTTTTTTCCTCCTATTTTCTCCTATTATTtgctgtttttcatttaaaatgactgGGTTTTCGCAACAAGATCGAGAGCTATAGCATGAACTGCAGCATaaagttttaatatttgtttaaaattaattagAAATGATATCAGTGGAACTATTGGAATGGtttatacaataaatacaaaatacaataaatacaaaatacaaaagctCAATCTCTAGAAGACAACTGCACtgcatgataataaaaataatgttactGTAAATGCTGTTAACAGTTATCATTCTTGGTCGGAACATGCCTTAAagctttgaataatttatttgaataaattagtttatgaattttttttttttttttactgtaaatcaaaATTTCTTACATGCATAACGTTTCTCTACAGGTTACGGTGCTCAACACGCAGTGTGGGTATGATGTTCGAGAAAAAGGCTCTTTGGTGAGTGCATTTTCAACCTTTCTAATTCTGCTCTGTGCTTTGCCATTGATAATGATAATTTTTTGCTTTAGTTTACGTCCTCCTAGAAATGATAAACTTGCTTCAGAAAGAGAAATAAAACACTTGTCAGCTTCCACTTACTGGTAAAAGTAGTAAAAGGTTCTGAAATTAAAGTCAAGAGTAAAGTCTAGGTCTCTAGTAGCAGCAGTCATATCTGTACGTTTCACATATGTTCTTGTTCTGTTCTTCTCTTCTATTGTAATCTTTCTGTTTTTTTGGCACGGCAGTACGGAAATTGTTATTGGGAGAGCTGAGAATATCTACAGAGTATAAACTTGTTTATTATAATACACTGCACACCAGTGttttctctaggattttttccagctgtggcggcagactctgttagGCATTTTACACAGAGctaccaactacatgtggcggtatttcattgacaaatgtcacAAGCActgtattacaagtcgagatcgc is from Danio aesculapii chromosome 13, fDanAes4.1, whole genome shotgun sequence and encodes:
- the tspan14 gene encoding tetraspanin-14, yielding MCGDWGVSFFPNYYYQAEALCDINKEKKMHYYRYENAEVSCCYKYLMFSYNIIFWLAGTAFIAIGFWAWSEKGVLSDLTQVTRLHGFDPVWGVLVVGTVTFILGFAGCVGALRENICLLKFFSGVIGFIFFLELTAAVLAFVFQGQVREWISDFFLANVKAYRDDIDLQNLIDSLQKLNHCCGAKDPNDWNMNVYFNCSNKNNLSREKCGVPFSCCISDPAVTVLNTQCGYDVREKGSLNDWSSSIYIKGCIMALEDWLPRNLYIVAGVFIVISLLQMVGIFLARTLIGDIEKVKFNYY